A genomic segment from Pseudorca crassidens isolate mPseCra1 chromosome 4, mPseCra1.hap1, whole genome shotgun sequence encodes:
- the TIGD4 gene encoding tigger transposable element-derived protein 4, translated as MAEAPVDASTLPVTVKKKKSLSIEEKIDIINAVESGKKKAEIAAEYGIKKNSLSSIMKNKDKVLEAFESLRFDPKRKRLRTAFYTDLEEALMRWYRIAQCLNVPVNGPMLRLKANDFAQKLGHNDFKCSNGWLDRFKSRYGLVFRAQPVEATGVSVDPSDVWHQNILPYYLNDYHPKNVFNVKETGLLYRMLPTNTFAFKGETCSIGKLCKDRITLVVGTNMDGSEKLPLLIIGKNRNPHCFKGVKSLPVYYEANKMARMTSVVFEQWMRKLDEKFQAQQRRVVIFVESFPAHPEVKNLKSIELAFFPSCLSSKLIAMKQGVIKSLKIKYRHCLIKKFLSSVEGSKEFMFSLLDAVDTLHLCWRAVTPETIVKSYEEAGFKSQKGESDKTNAETDTGLDLVVHAQAAGVEFPEGLSIEEYAALDDDLETCEAAPSDDAVWTKESKADETGFYTSDEEDDGGSLGTELPLPSKNVAITALDTLKSFLRSQDMNDELHNSLADLEIFINSLSCK; from the coding sequence ATGGCAGAGGCTCCTGTGGATGCCTCAACTCTGCCCGTaactgtgaagaaaaagaaaagtctatcCATTGAAGAAAAGATCGACATCATAAATGCAGTAGAAAGTGGTAAGAAAAAAGCAGAGATTGCAGCTGaatatggaataaagaaaaattcattGTCTTCTATTATGAAGAATAAAGACAAGGTTCTAGAAGCCTTTGAATCTCTGAGATTTGatccaaagagaaaaagactgagaacTGCTTTTTACACAGATCTGGAAGAGGCACTAATGAGGTGGTATCGAATCGCCCAGTGTCTGAATGTACCAGTTAATGGTCCAATGTTGCGTCTAAAAGCTAATGATTTTGCCCAGAAACTGGGACATAATGATTTTAAGTGCAGCAATGGTTGGCTGGATCGCTTTAAATCCAGGTATGGTTTAGTATTCAGAGCTCAACCTGTAGAAGCTACAGGTGTATCAGTAGACCCTTCAGATGTCTGGCACCAAAACATACTTCCTTATTATTTAAATGATTATCatcctaaaaatgtttttaatgtaaaagaGACTGGGCTGCTTTATCGAATGTTGCCTACAAATACATTTGCAtttaaaggagaaacatgctCAATTGGCAAGTTATGCAAAGACAGAATAACTCTGGTGGTTGGGACAAACATGGACGGCTCTGAGAAGCTTCCTTTGCTTATCATTGGAAAGAACAGAAATCCACATTGTTTCAAAGGCGTAAAATCATTGCCTGTGTATTATGAAGCTAACAAAATGGCACGGATGACCTCAGTTGTATTTGAACAATGGATGCGGAAGCTTGATGAGAAATTTCAAGCCCAGCAAAGAAGAGTGGTGATTTTTGTTGAATCGTTTCCTGCACATCCAGAGGTAAAAAACCTAAAATCCATTGAGTTAGCGTTCTTTCCGTCTTGTTTATCTTCCAAACTTATAGCCATGAAACAAGGTGTTATTAAAAGCCTTAAAATCAAATATCGACATTGTCTGATTAAGAAATTTTTAAGCTCTGTTGAAGGCAGCAAAGAATTTATGTTTTCCCTGCTAGATGCAGTTGATACCTTGCATCTCTGTTGGAGGGCTGTCACCCCAGAGACTATTGTTAAGAGCTATGAAGAGGCAGGATTCAAATCTCAAAAGGGAGAAAGTGACAAGACAAATGCAGAGACGGACACTGGTCTTGATTTGGTTGTCCATGCCCAGGCGGCAGGAGTGGAATTTCCTGAAGGCTTATCCATAGAAGAGTATGCTGCCCTGGATGATGATTTAGAGACATGTGAAGCAGCACCAAGTGACGATGCTGTATGGACCAAAGAAAGTAAAGCAGATGAAACTGGATTTTATACTTCTGATGAAGAGGATGATGGTGGATCTCTGGGAACCGAACTCCCTTTACCATCAAAAAATGTGGCAATAACCGCTTTAGATACTCTGAAAAGTTTTCTTAGAAGTCAAGATATGAATGATGAGCTTCATAATTCTTTAGCAGACCTTGAAATTTTTATTAACTCTTTATCATGTAAGTAA